The region AATATTTAAATAAATTGCTTTAAAATGGAAAAACACCGGCTAAAAAAGAACCAGTGTTTTTCGTTACAAACCAGAATTAAAATAATTCTATTTTTCAGGTATAAATTTTATGGAGACTGAATTTGTACAATATCGCATTCCCGTAGTTTTACTTGGTCCGTCATCAAAAACATGACCTAAATGTCCACCACATTTCGCACACATCACTTCCACACGTTGCATACCATAACTTGTGTCTTTTTCATAAATTACAGAACCTTTAATGGCAGCATCAAAAGAAGGCCAACCACAGTGCGAATCAAATTTAGTTTCAGAGGTAAATAAGGGATTTTCACAAGCAGCACAAACATAATGTCCTTTTTCAAAATGCTTATCGTATTCACCAGTATACGGACGTTCCGTTCCTTTTTCTCTTAAAACAGCATATTCATCTGCCGATAATTGTTTTTTCCAATCTTCTTCAGATTTTGTAATTTCAAATTTCATAGTTTGAATATCTTTGTTTAAATCACTTTCTTTAAGTGCTTCTGTTTTAAATGGTTGTTTTGAATTTGATTGTTCTATTTTTTTGGTTTGCGATTCACAAGAGAAAAATGTAAACATCAAACAACTTAACAAAATCTTTTTCATAGCATTTGTTTTATTAAAGTTACGAAAAAAATACGTTCATGGTTTTTAACCTTTATTTTTTAGCAAAATTATAACAGTTGTTAATAAAAAAACCACGACTGAATCGTGGTTTTATTTTTATTTGGCTGAACTAAATTATTTTCTAGTTATAACTTTTTTAGCTTTTTCAATTATTGAAGCACTATTTAAACCATATTTTTCCATTAATTGGTCTGGTGTTCCACTTTCTCCAAAACTATCATTTACTGCTACAAATTCTTGAGGTACTAAATGATTAGCAACTAAAGTTCTAGAAACGCTTTCTCCTAAACCACCAATTATGTTATGTTCTTCAGCAGTTACCACACAACCTGTTTTTTTCACAGATTTTAAAATCGCTTCTTCATCTAAAGGTTTAATAGTGTGAATGTTGATTACTTCTGCTGAAATGCCTTCTGCTTCTAATTTTTCTGCTGCAATTAAAGCTTCCCAAACTAAATGCCCAGTTGCAATAATAGTCACATCTGAACCTTCATTTAATACAATTGCTTTTCCAATTACAAAAGGTTCATCAGCAGGTGTAAAATTAGGTACTACTGGACGACCAAAACGTAAGTAAGCCGGACCATGATGATTGGCTAATGCAATTGTAGCCGCTTTTGTTTGGTTGTAATCACAAGTATTAATAACAGTCATACCCGGTAACATTTTCATTAAACCGATGTCTTCTAAAATTTGATGTGTTGCACCATCTTCACCTAAAGTCAGTCCTGCGTGAGAAGCACATATTTTTACATTTTTATCAGAATAGGCAACAGATTGACGAATTTGGTCGTATACTCTTCCAGTTGAAAAGTTGGCAAAAGTACCTGTAAACGGAATTTTGCCACCAATAGTTAATCCGGCTGCAATTCCAATCATGTTAGCTTCAGCAATTCCAATTTGGAAAAAACGCTCTGGATGATTTTTTTTGAAATCATCAAATTTTAATGAACCAATTAAGTCCGCACAAAGTGCTACTACATTTTCATTTTTTTGTCCTAATTCGGTCATTCCAGCACCAAATCCTGAACGTGTATCTTTACTACCTTGATTTTCGTATTTTTTCATTTTGTTGTATTGTCAAAATTAATTAAATAAATTACTTTAATTAATCTATTAATAATCACCTAAAGTTTCTGGATTTTGAGCTAAACCATTTGCTAATTGCTCATCATTTGGAGCTTTACCATGCCAAGCGTGTGTATGCATCATAAAGTCAACGCCATTACCCATCATTGTATGTAACAAAACGCAAATAGGTTTTTTATTACCGGTTTTTGCTTTAGCTTCATTCATGCCAGAAATAATTGCTTCAATGTTATTTCCTTCTTTAATTTCTAAAACATCCCAATCAAAAGCTTCAAATTTTGCTTTTAAATTTCCTAAAGACAATACATCATTAGTAGAACCATCAATTTGTTGGCCATTATAATCTACTACAGCAATTAAATTATCTACATTTTTTGCAGAAGCATACATAATCGCTTCCCAGTTTTGACCTTCTTGTAATTCTCCATCACCAGTTAATACATAAACTAAATTAGAATCGTTATTTAACTTTTTAGCCTGAGCTGCTCCAATGGCTACAGAAAGTCCTTGTCCTAAAGATCCAGAAGCCATACGAATTCCTTCTAATCCTTCATGAGTGGTAGGGTGACCTTGTAATCTTGAATTTAATTTTCTAAAAGTACTTAATTCTGAAACTGGAAAATAACCACTTCTTGCTAATACACTGTAAAAAACAGGTGAAATATGTCCGTTTGATAAAAAGAAAAGGTCTTCATTGATACCATTCATATCAAATCCTTCGTTTCTTTTCATTAAATTTTGGTAAAGAACTACTAAAAATTCAGCACATCCTAGTGAACCTCCTGGGTGACCAGAATTTACTGCATGTACCATTCTTAAAATATCCCTTCTAACTTGAGTTGTAAAGTCTTCTAAATAAGAAATTTGTTGTGTCATAAAAAAAATTTTTGCAAAAATAATTCGAATTAATTGGAAAAACTAATTTGATTAAAAATTATTTACGGAGTAAAAATGAAAGTAATGCATGGATAACACTTTTATCGCCTAAAATTTTTCTATGCCCTAATTCATTAGTTATGATTAATTCATGATTTGTTAAATTTTCAGCAATAGCATGTGCTGCATGTACAGGTACATCATAATCTTGGTTGTCGTGTATAACTAAAATTGGAATGTGTACATCTTTTGCAGCAATATAAGCGGATAAGCTTTCCATTTCAAATTTATATTGACTTTCAAATGATTGTTTCATTTTTTCTGCAATTGATTTTGGAAGCCCAATTCTATGTACAAACTCATCTAAAATTTCTAACACGCTATTTCCACTTCCAATGATTACACCTTTCTTTATTTGTAATCCTCTTTTAACGGCATTCAATAAGGCCATAGCTCCTAAAGAATGTGCTATACCAAATTCAAAAGGCCCGAATTTTTTTTCTAATTCTAAGATGCACTCAATGAATTCAATCATAATTGTGGTTTTTGAACCTGATTTGCCATGAGCAGGTGCATCAAAGCTTATAGTTGAATAGCCGTTTTCTAATAACTCATCAGCAATTTTTACCAATTGAGTTCCTCTTCCAGACCAACCATGTATTAAAAGTACCTTTTTGTTTGATTGCCCATATTCATAAACTACGATGTCTTTTTTAATGTTTGGAATATGAATTGTTGATTGTATAGAAGCTTCTTCCATGTGAATTTCACGTTTTGGAATGGGATACTTTATAGGTGTAATAAATAATTTTCGAGCAAATTTTTCTGCTAATGCTGGAGAAATTAAATGTAAAATTTTAGCAATTCTAATTATTGACTTCGGAATTCTAGCATCAATTTGTTTTTTCTTATTGGGCATGATTTTTTTTTGACAAAATTAAGAATTAATGCTAAGTAATTGGTATAAGTTTTGTAAGGATATTTTAAAATTATATAACTATTACAGCTCTAAATGTTGTATATTTGTATCAATAAATTAAAATCTGTTTTCAATGAATAAAGTTTTAAAAATTAGTGCCGCTTTGGGATTATTAGTTGTTGCTTGTGCAAAGAATCCGTTTACAGGTAAAAATACTATGGCATTAGTGCCAAATAGTCAAATTTTTCCATCTTCTTTTCAGCAATATAGTCAATTTTTGTCTGAAAATAAAGTGATTACTGGAACTGCTGATGCTAAACGTATTGAAAATGTTGGAATGAAAATTAAGACTGCAGCAGAACGATATTTAACGGCTAATGGTAATGCTGATTATTTAAAAGATTATGCTTGGGAATACAAATTAGTTGACAGTAAAGAATTAAATGCTTGGTGTATGCCAGGAGGAAAAATAGTTTTTTACACTGGAATTTTACCCGTTTGTAAAGATGATGCTGGAATTGCAGCAGTAATGGGACATGAAGTTGCTCACGCATTGGCAAACCATGGTCAACAAAGAATGAGTGCCGGTTTATTACAACAATTAGGCGCTGCTGGGACAGCAATTGCAGTAGGAGGGCAAAGTGAACAAACGCAACAGTTAATAATGCAAGCTTATGGTGTTGGTTCTAATGTTGGTGCTATGTTGCCATTTAGTAGAGCACACGAAAGTGAAGCTGATATGATTGGCTTAACATTAATGGCTATTGCTGGTTATAATCCTGAAAATGCTGTAAAATTGTGGGAAAGAATGTCGGCAATGGGAAGTAGTTCAACGCCTGAAATTTTGAGTACACATCCTAGTAATGAAACACGTATTAAGGATTTACAAGCTTTAATCCCTCAAGCTAAAGCTGAAGCTGCAAAATATGGAGTTACATTTAAGTAATTTTTAATAAAAATAGTATATTTGAATCCCGATTTCTATCGGGATTTTTTTATTTTACACTATGCAAAAACTTAAAAAAGGAAGTCGTAAACTGCTTAATGCGTGGGCTTTTTATGATTGGGCAAACTCAGTATATGCCTTAGTTATTTCATCTTCAATTTTCCCCCTGTTTTTTGGACAATTATTCAGACAAAGTGGTTCCGAAACCATTTCATTCTTTGGTATGGATAAAACTGGAGAAACCATAATTAGTTATATTACTTCATTTGGATTTTTAATTATTGCTTTTACATCACCTATATTATCAGGAATTGCTGATTATTTAGGAAATAAAAAATTTTTCATGAAGTTCTTTTGTTATATGGGAAGTATTTCATGTATGTTGTTGTATTTCTTTAATCTAGAATATTTATATTTTGGATTAACGTGTTATGTATTAGCCCTAATAGGTTTTTGGGGAAGTTTAGTTTTTTATAATTCTTATCTGCCAGATATTGCTTTTCCCGAGCAACAAGATGCTATCAGTGCTAAAGGTTTTAGCATGGGGTATATCGGTAGTGTTGTACTACTTGTTATAAATTTAGCTATGGTTATGCTTGCACCAGATACACTGAAAATGCAAATGATGCGTTATTCTTTTTTGATGGTAGGTATATGGTGGTTAGGTTTTAGTCAGTACACCTATAACTATTTACCCAATGTATTGACTGGGAAAAAAATGCATAAAGATGTTGTTTTTAAAGGATTTAGAGAATTAAAAAAAGTTTGGAGTCAAATTAAAACCTTAACACAATTAAAAAGATATTTAGGGGCTTTTTTTATCTATAGTATGGCCGTACAAACAGTGATGATTATAGCAGCCTATTTTGGAGAAAAAGAAGTGCAATGGGGTAGTGATTCTGAACGAACAACAGGTTTGATTATCAGTATATTATTAATTCAACTCATTGCAGTAGTTGGTGCTTTTTTAACTAGTAAAGCGTCAGCTAAATTTGGAAATATTAAAGTTCTAATGGTTATTAATTTTCTTTGGATTTTAATTTGTATCGATGCTTATTTTGTGGTCACCCCCGTTGATTTTTATATAGCTGCTAGTTTGGTTGGTATTGTAATGGGGGGTATACAGTCTTTATCAAGATCTACGTATTCAAAATTAATACCACAAGATGTAGTCGATACCACTTCTTTTTTTAGTTTCTACGATGTGGCAGAAAAAATAGGAATTGTAATTGGTATGTTTACCTACGGTTTTATTGCAGATATAACTGGAAAAATGCAAAATGCTATTTTATTCTTAATTGTATTTTTTGCAATAGGATTTTTATTACTCTATCGAATGGATGTAAAAAAATAAGTATATTTGGCATTCAAAACTTAAATAAAAAAATGAAAAATTTTAAAAATCTAATTTCACTATTTTTAGTAATAGTTTCTTTTTCGTTTATTTCTTGCGAAAATGAACCTCTAGATTCATCTTTATTAGGGGCTAATTCAACGAATAATAATTCTGGCGGAGGCGGTAATTCTGGCGGAGGTGGTAATTCTGGCGGAGGCGGAAACACTTCTTCAGGTGATTATTGGCCTGCAGCTCTAAATAATACTTGGTCTTTTTCTACTAATGGGGCGGCTTCTCAACAAATGAAAATTGTTTCTACTTCTTCACTTAATGGTTACACATATTATAATTTTAATAGTATTTTAGGACAAGGAACTCAAGTTTCTGGAACTGCTGCTATGGGTATGAGAAAAGGTTCTGGAGATTATTATATTAAAGTATATTCTTCTTCAGCAAATATTGGTGGTGGAATTACAGCCAATCAAAGTGACTTCGAATTTTTAGTATTAAAAGATTATTTATCAGTGGGTCAAACTTGGAATGGAAGTTATACGCAAACAACTAGTTATTCTGGAGGTGGTATTTCCTTACCAAGTGCTACCACGAATTCTAATTATGTTGGAACAATTTTGGGTACAGGATTAACAGAAATTGTTGATGGTGAAACTTTTACAAATGTAATTAAATTGTCAATTGCTCAAACTGTAGTTATTACAGGTAATCCAACAGCAACAAATCTTACAACAACCTATTGGTTTGCAAAAAACGTAGGGATAATAAAAAGTGAAACGGTTAATGCTGGAACAACAAGTACATCTGTTTTAACAGATTATATTTTGAATTAATCTTTCAATTATAAATTACACAATAAAAAGTCAAACTATTGAGTTTGACTTTTTTTATGGCATAAATCTTGACTTATTAATATGTAATTTTTACTTGAAAGGTTGATTTTATTGACTTTAACAGTAATTAACAATTATATTAAGTAACTTTACAAAATTGTATTAATGACATAATGACTTATATATTCACATGCCAAATCATAAAATTCTAACGCTTGACAATTTGTCACTTCAAGAAATGGATCATGAAGCAGATTTAATTCCTTTAATGACGCCAGAAGATGAAGAAGAAATGAACAATGAAGCTTTACCAGCCGACTTACCTATTTTACCATTACGAAACACTGTTTTGTTTCCAGGAGTTGTAATACCAATTACTGCTGGAAGAGATAAATCTATTAAATTATTAAATGATGCCAATGCTGGTTCTAAAGTAATTGGGGTAGTTGCTCAAAAAGATGAAACAGTAGAAGATCCCAAAAACAATGAAATTCATCATATTGGAACTGTTGCACGAATCATGCGTGTTTTAAAAATGCCAGATGGAAATATTACCGTTATTCTACAAGGTAAAAAACGTTTCGAAATTGATGAATTTACACAAGAAGATCCTTATTTTAAAGCAACAATCAAATCATATGAAGAGGTAAGACCTGAAAAAAAAGATTCAGAATTCGAAACTATTGTTGAATCAATAAAAGAGATGTCTCTTCAAATCATTAAGGAAAGTCCAAATATTCCAACTGAAGCTTCTTTTGCAATAAAGAATATTGAAAGTAGTGCCTTTTTAATCAATTTTGTGTCTTCTAACATGAATTTAAATGTAGAAGAAAAACAACAATTACTTTCAATTGTAGATTTAAAAGAGCGTGCATTAGAAACGTTGCGTTACATGAATCTAGAATTGCAAAAACTTGAATTGCGTAACGATATTCAATCTAAAGTTCGCTTTGATTTAGATCAACAACAACGCGAATATTTCTTGCAACAACAAATGAAACAAATCCAAGAAGAATTGGGTGGTGTTTCTCATGAAGCGGAAATCGAAGAAATGCGTAAAAAGGCGAAATCTAAAAAATGGGATGCTAAAACCGCGGAACATTACGATAAAGAAATTTCTAAATTACAACGTACCAATCCAAATTCGCCAGATTTTGGTATTCAACGAAATTATTTAGAATTGTTTCTTGAATTGCCTTGGAATGAATTTTCTAAAGATAATTTCGATTTAAAACGAGCGAAACAAATTTTAGATCGCGATCATTTCGGATTAGAAGATGTAAAAAAGCGTATCATTGAACATTTAGCTGTTTTGAAACTTCGAAATGATATGAAATCTCCTATTCTGTGTTTGTATGGTCCTCCTGGAGTTGGTAAAACATCCATTGGAAAGTCTATAGCTGAAGCCTTAGGTAGAGAGTATGTACGTATATCTTTAGGTGGATTACGAGACGAGGCTGAAATTCGTGGGCATAGAAAGACCTACATTGGGGCAATGCCAGGTAGAATTATTCAATCGATAAAAAAAGCAAAAACATCAAATCCGGTTTTTGTATTAGATGAAATTGATAAATTATCTGTAAGTCATAATGGAGATCCTTCTTCTGCTTTGTTAGAAGTGTTGGATCCAGAACAAAATAATGATTTTCATGATAATTTCTTAGAATTAGGATATGATTTATCAAAAGTAATGTTCATCGCCACTTCTAATAGTTTGTCTACTATTCAACCTGCTCTGCGCGATAGAATGGAAATTATTAACATGACGGGGTATACCATTGAAGAAAAAATTGAAATCGCTAAAAATTATTTAGTGCCAAAACAATTAAAAGAACATGGTTTAACGAACAAAGATTTGCAAATTGGAAAAAAACAATTAGAAAAAATTGTTGTTGGATATACGCGTGAATCAGGGGTGCGTGGTTTAGATAAAAAAATAGCAGAAATGGTTCGACATGCAGCAAAATCAGTTGCTATGGATGAACCGTATAATGTAAAAGTTACGGATGCTGATATTTTAGAAGTATTAAAAGCGCCTCGAATGGAACGCGATAAATATGAAAATAACGATACTGCAGGTGTAGTTACAGGTTTAGCTTGGACTTCAGTTGGAGGTGATATCTTATTTATTGAATCATTGATTTCTAAAGGAAAAGGCGGAATGACAATGACAGGAAACTTAGGTACTGTTATGAAAGAGTCGGTTACTATTGCTTTAGAATATATCAAAGCAAATGCCACTTCTTTAGGAATTGATTCGGAGGTTTTATCCAATTACAATATTCATATTCACGTACCTGAAGGTGCTACTCCTAAAGACGGACCAAGTGCTGGTATTGCGATGTTGACATCAATGGTGTCTAGTTTTACACAAAAACGTGTCAAAAAATCAATTGCCATGACTGGAGAAATTACACTAAGAGGTAAAGTATTACCTGTGGGTGGAATTAAAGAGAAAATTTTAGCAGCAAAAAGAGCCAATATTAAAGAAATTATTCTTTGTAAAGAAAACAAACGCGATATAGAAGAAATTAATCCAAATTATATTGAAGGGTTAACGTTTCATTACGTTGATTCTATGAAAGAAGTAATTGATATTGCTATAACCAATCAAAAAGTAAAAAATCCAGTTCTTTTTGAAGTTAAAAAAGAATCTAAATAACAGATGAAAAGACCAACTTCATAGTTGGTCTTTTTGTTTATAAATAATTTGAAACTCAAAAACTAAATTTTTTCAATCAGATTTATAATTTTATCTTCGCATTTGCGTTGTATTACGTATATAAAAATATGCTAAGAAAAATTACATGGTTATTGATTGTTATTGCAACACCTGTTTATGCACAAATAGGCGGTCAATCAGTATATCAATTTTTAAACTTAGTGCAATCTCCCAGACAAGCTGCAATGGGAGGTAAAACAGTTACTATTGTGGATTATGATGTTAATCAAGCTATGTATAATCCAGCTACAATAAATCCAAAAATGGATAATCATCTTTCTACTAATTACAGTAATTATTATGGTGAAGTTTCCTATGGTACAGCGGCTTATGCCTATACTTGGGACAGGCATGTTCAAACTTTACATGTTGGAGCAAATTTTATAAATTATGGTAATTTTGATGGCTATGATGAATTGGGTAACAAAACAGGTTCTTTTACTGGAACTGAAGGAGCTTTGTCTCTTGGTTATTCTTATAATGTGCCTTGGACTAATTTGTACGTTGGTGCAAATGTAAAATTTATTACCTCTGCTTTAGAGAGTTATAATTCATTTGGAGTAGCTTCAGATATTGGATTTTTGTATATAGATGAAAAAAATGATATCAATTTTGGATTATCACTTCGTAATATGGGTTATCAAATAAAACCTTATGAGTCAACTAGAGAAAAATTACCCTTTGAAATAGATGCGGGAATTTCTCAATTGATGGAAAATGTACCTATTCGATGGCATGTTACGTTAGAAAATTTGCAACAATGGAACATCGCTTTTTCCAATCCTAATAGAGCAGAATCGTCACTCGATGGCACTACTACAGAAGAAAAAGTATCCTTTTTTAATAATGCGTTGCGACATGTAATTATGGGGGCGGAATTGTTTCCGGAAAAAGCATTTAATATTCGATTGGGTTATAATTTTAGAAGAGGTCAAGAGTTAAATATCATTGACCAACGAAATTTTTCGGGTATTTCTGCTGGTTTTAGTTTACGATTTAATACCGTTCGAATTGATTATTCTTATGCACGATACACGGTTGCAGCCAATTCAAGTATATTTGGAGTAACAATCAATCTTCAATAGAATCGTTGAAGTTTATTATATTATAGAATTTTATTTTTTATGAAAAAAATTACCATTGCGTTAGATGGATTTTCGTCTACAGGAAAAAGTACATTAGCAAAGCAACTAGCTAAAGAATTAGGTTATGTTTATGTTGATACGGGAGCTATGTATAGAGGGATAACTTATTATGCTATGCAACATGATTTGGTTTCTGAAAATCATTTAAATAAAGAAGGATTGATTAAAGAATTACCGTTAATTTCACTAAAATTTAATTTTAATGAGGGATTAGGTTTTGCAGAAATGTATGTTAATGGTGAAAATGTTGAACAACAAATTCGTACAATTGAAGTTTCTCGATTAGTAAGTAAAGTGGCCGAAATTTCAGAAGTCCGAGCAAAATTAGTCGAACAACAGCAGGCAATGGGAAAAGACAAAGGAGTTGTTATGGATGGGAGGGATATTGGAACAGTTGTTTTTCCTGATGCTGAATTGAAATTATTCATGACGGCTTCATCTGTAACCCGAGCACAACGACGTTATGATGAATTAATTGAAAAAGGACAACAAGTGTCGTTTGAAGAAGTGTTGCAAAATGTAGAAGAACGCGATTATATTGACACACATCGTGATGATTCTCCCTTAGTAAAAGCTGATGATGCTATTGAAATAGACAATTCTTCTATGTCTAAACAAGAACAATTTGATGTGGTAATTACATTGGTTAAAGAAAAACTAGGTAAGTAATCGCAGATTTTAATCGTTGTTACCCTTAATTTATACTGTACTTTTTACTTAAAAAAATGTTTGCAAATCACAAAAAATGATTATCTTTGCACACCTTTTGACAGAGTAGCGTTTTCAATTGGGAATCAAATAATTAAGTAAAAACACTGCTGATGTTTTAATCTGTATTTCAAAAACGCAAACAAACACAGCATACAAATTTATTATCAGCATGGCTGAAATTAACAAAGAACAACAAGAGTTCTTAAATTCATTTAACTGGCATAATTACGCAGAAGGAATTGATGCTATTGACGAAAAAAATCTTCAAGAATTTGAAGAATTAGTAACTAAAACTTTCATTTCTACAGGTGATGAAGAAGTGGTAGAAGGTGTAGTGGTAAGATTAACAGATAGAGATGCTATCGTTGATATTAACGCTAAATCTGAAGGTGCTATTTCTTTAAATGAGTTCCGTTACAACCCGAACTTAAAAGTGGGTGACAAAGTAGAAGTATTAATCGACGTTAGAGAAGATAAATCAGGTCAATTAGTATTATCTCACAAAAAAGCTAGAACAATCAAAGCATGGGATAGAGTTATTGCTGCTAACGAGTCTGGAGAAATCGTTAATGGTTTCGTTAAATGCAGAACTAAAGGCGGTATGATCGTTGACGTATTTGGTATTGAAGCATTCTTACCAGGTTCTCAAATCGATGTTAAACCTATCCGTGATTACGATCAATATGTGAACAAAACTATGGAATTCAAAGTGGTTAAAATTAACCATGAGTTCAAAAACGTAGTAGTATCTCACAAAGCGTTAATCGAAGCTGATATCGAAGTTCAGAAAAAAGAAATTATCGGTCAGTTAGAAAAAGGTCAAGTATTAGAAGGTGTTGTTAAAAACATTACTTCTTATGGTGTATTCATTGACTTAGGAGGTGTTGACGGATTAATCCACATCACTGACTTATCTTGGTCAAGAATTAACCACCCATCTGAAGTTTTAGAATTAGACCAAAAATTAAACGTAGTAATCTTAGACTTTGATGATGAGAAAACTCGTATTCAATTAGGTTTAAAACAATTAAATGCTCATCCTTGGGATGCTTTAGATGCTAACTTAAAAGTTGGAGATAAAGTAAAAGGTAAAGTAGTTGTTTTAGCTGATTACGGTGCTTTCATTGAAGTAGCTGAAGGTGTTGAAGGATTAATCCACGTTTCTGAAATGTCATGGTCAACTCACTTAAGAAGTGCTCAAGACTTCGTAAAAGTTGGTGATGAGGTAGAAGCGGTTATCTTAACTTTAGATAGAGAAGAAAGAAAAATGTCTTTAGGTATCAAACAAATGACTACTGATCCTTGGACAGATATCACTGCTAAATATCCTGTAGGTTCTAAACACACAGGTATCGTTAGAAACTTTACTAACTTCGGAATTTTCGTTGAGTTAGAAGAAGGAATTGACGGTTTAGTGTACATCTCTGATTTATCTTGGACTAAGAAAATCAAACACCCATCTGAATTTGTAAATGTAGGTGATAAGTTAGATGTTGTTGTATTAGAATTAGATGTTGAAGGTAGAAAATTATCTTTAGGTCATAAACAAACTACTGAAAACCCTTGGGATAAAGTAGAAGCTAACTTCGGATTAGGAACTGTTCATAATGGTACTGTTACTGAAATGGTTGACAAAGGTGCAACTGTTGATTTTGGTGATAATGTACAAGGTTTTGTTCCAACACGTCACTTAGAGAAAGAAGATGGTAAAAAATTGAAAAAAGGTGATACTGCAGAATTCAAAGTAATTGAGTTCAATAAAGAATTCAAAAGAATTGTTGCTTCTCACACAGCTATCTTCAGAGAAGAAGAGGAAAAAGTAGTTAAAGAGGCTGAGGCTAAAGTTACTACTTCAACTCAAGCTGAGAAATCTACATTAGGAGATATCGATGCTTTAGCTGAATTAAAAGCTAAAATGGAAAAAGGAGAAAAATAATTTTCCAATTTTCTTAATAAACTAAAATCCCAATCATTTTTGATTGGGATTTTTTTTTATTTTATAAAACCAACTCATAAACTTTTCCGTAAGTAAAAATATAATCAATAAAATAATAGTATTATGAAAACAAGAAAATTTGTATCAGTTGTAGCTTTAGCATTCACATTATTTGCTAGTACAGAAGCATTTGCTCAAAAAGAAAAAACAGTAACTGTTGGTGGAGCACCAATGTATCCCTCAAAAAACATTGTTGAAAATGCTGTCAATTCTAAAGATCATACCACTTTAGTTGCTGCAGTAAAAGCTGCTGATTTAGTTGCTACACTTCAATCTGACGGGCCTTTTACTGTGTTTGCTCCAGTTAATTCAGCCTTCGAAAAGTTACCTGCTGGTACGGTTGAA is a window of Flavobacterium indicum GPTSA100-9 = DSM 17447 DNA encoding:
- a CDS encoding M48 family metallopeptidase translates to MNKVLKISAALGLLVVACAKNPFTGKNTMALVPNSQIFPSSFQQYSQFLSENKVITGTADAKRIENVGMKIKTAAERYLTANGNADYLKDYAWEYKLVDSKELNAWCMPGGKIVFYTGILPVCKDDAGIAAVMGHEVAHALANHGQQRMSAGLLQQLGAAGTAIAVGGQSEQTQQLIMQAYGVGSNVGAMLPFSRAHESEADMIGLTLMAIAGYNPENAVKLWERMSAMGSSSTPEILSTHPSNETRIKDLQALIPQAKAEAAKYGVTFK
- a CDS encoding MFS transporter, giving the protein MQKLKKGSRKLLNAWAFYDWANSVYALVISSSIFPLFFGQLFRQSGSETISFFGMDKTGETIISYITSFGFLIIAFTSPILSGIADYLGNKKFFMKFFCYMGSISCMLLYFFNLEYLYFGLTCYVLALIGFWGSLVFYNSYLPDIAFPEQQDAISAKGFSMGYIGSVVLLVINLAMVMLAPDTLKMQMMRYSFLMVGIWWLGFSQYTYNYLPNVLTGKKMHKDVVFKGFRELKKVWSQIKTLTQLKRYLGAFFIYSMAVQTVMIIAAYFGEKEVQWGSDSERTTGLIISILLIQLIAVVGAFLTSKASAKFGNIKVLMVINFLWILICIDAYFVVTPVDFYIAASLVGIVMGGIQSLSRSTYSKLIPQDVVDTTSFFSFYDVAEKIGIVIGMFTYGFIADITGKMQNAILFLIVFFAIGFLLLYRMDVKK
- a CDS encoding alpha/beta fold hydrolase; its protein translation is MPNKKKQIDARIPKSIIRIAKILHLISPALAEKFARKLFITPIKYPIPKREIHMEEASIQSTIHIPNIKKDIVVYEYGQSNKKVLLIHGWSGRGTQLVKIADELLENGYSTISFDAPAHGKSGSKTTIMIEFIECILELEKKFGPFEFGIAHSLGAMALLNAVKRGLQIKKGVIIGSGNSVLEILDEFVHRIGLPKSIAEKMKQSFESQYKFEMESLSAYIAAKDVHIPILVIHDNQDYDVPVHAAHAIAENLTNHELIITNELGHRKILGDKSVIHALLSFLLRK
- a CDS encoding transketolase family protein, producing the protein MKKYENQGSKDTRSGFGAGMTELGQKNENVVALCADLIGSLKFDDFKKNHPERFFQIGIAEANMIGIAAGLTIGGKIPFTGTFANFSTGRVYDQIRQSVAYSDKNVKICASHAGLTLGEDGATHQILEDIGLMKMLPGMTVINTCDYNQTKAATIALANHHGPAYLRFGRPVVPNFTPADEPFVIGKAIVLNEGSDVTIIATGHLVWEALIAAEKLEAEGISAEVINIHTIKPLDEEAILKSVKKTGCVVTAEEHNIIGGLGESVSRTLVANHLVPQEFVAVNDSFGESGTPDQLMEKYGLNSASIIEKAKKVITRK
- the msrB gene encoding peptide-methionine (R)-S-oxide reductase MsrB, giving the protein MKKILLSCLMFTFFSCESQTKKIEQSNSKQPFKTEALKESDLNKDIQTMKFEITKSEEDWKKQLSADEYAVLREKGTERPYTGEYDKHFEKGHYVCAACENPLFTSETKFDSHCGWPSFDAAIKGSVIYEKDTSYGMQRVEVMCAKCGGHLGHVFDDGPSKTTGMRYCTNSVSIKFIPEK
- a CDS encoding transketolase gives rise to the protein MTQQISYLEDFTTQVRRDILRMVHAVNSGHPGGSLGCAEFLVVLYQNLMKRNEGFDMNGINEDLFFLSNGHISPVFYSVLARSGYFPVSELSTFRKLNSRLQGHPTTHEGLEGIRMASGSLGQGLSVAIGAAQAKKLNNDSNLVYVLTGDGELQEGQNWEAIMYASAKNVDNLIAVVDYNGQQIDGSTNDVLSLGNLKAKFEAFDWDVLEIKEGNNIEAIISGMNEAKAKTGNKKPICVLLHTMMGNGVDFMMHTHAWHGKAPNDEQLANGLAQNPETLGDY